One genomic segment of Mesoterricola silvestris includes these proteins:
- a CDS encoding HvfC family peptide modification chaperone, translating to MPESRTLRLQRSLAALVLDAEPPVSETFDGFREALLAYRDLARPSLVDPLESMFPVTLALLGEEGAWTPCVDAFLEARCVPSGHHRDIAPAFLGWLARTGWGRDRWPFLLELVHWELLETLVYRFEDAPAPGGLEPRPGLESRVVLDPATRLVSYAHAVHRATEAAPRPEPGPVHLLAHRDPEGLFEVLELTPATAHLLTEGASRPIGAVLGDLGIPDPAPALAFLANLRAAGALAGFAPREG from the coding sequence ATGCCTGAGTCCCGGACCCTGCGCCTCCAGCGCTCCCTGGCGGCCCTGGTGCTGGACGCCGAACCTCCGGTTTCCGAGACCTTCGACGGCTTCCGGGAGGCGCTCCTGGCCTACCGGGACCTGGCCCGGCCCAGCCTCGTGGATCCCCTGGAGTCCATGTTCCCCGTCACCCTGGCCCTGCTGGGGGAGGAGGGGGCCTGGACCCCCTGCGTCGACGCCTTCCTGGAAGCCCGCTGCGTGCCCAGCGGCCATCACCGGGACATCGCCCCGGCCTTCCTGGGCTGGCTGGCGCGCACCGGCTGGGGCCGGGACCGGTGGCCCTTCCTGCTGGAGCTGGTCCACTGGGAGCTGCTGGAAACCCTGGTGTACCGCTTCGAGGACGCGCCGGCGCCCGGGGGCCTGGAGCCCCGGCCCGGCCTGGAATCCCGGGTGGTGCTGGATCCGGCGACGCGCCTGGTCTCCTACGCCCACGCCGTGCACCGGGCCACGGAGGCCGCGCCCCGCCCGGAGCCCGGCCCCGTCCACCTCCTGGCCCACCGGGACCCGGAGGGCCTCTTCGAAGTCCTGGAACTCACCCCCGCCACGGCCCACCTGCTCACCGAAGGCGCCTCCCGGCCCATCGGGGCGGTGCTGGGGGACCTGGGCATCCCGGACCCCGCGCCCGCCCTGGCCTTCCTGGCCAATCTCAGGGCGGCCGGCGCCCTCGCGGGGTTCGCGCCCCGGGAAGGCTGA
- a CDS encoding ABC transporter permease, with translation MDLRELFRLALASLARNLSRAILTMLGIIIGVGSVIVMIGIGTGSKQATLAVIQNMGSNTLIIFNGGSSANSRMGPMAAGGVEVLREEDAALIEQELASTSVVAATPQVRTSQAAVFQSFNYLTSVQGAGEGFARIQGWTLKDGRVFTKGEVKGQAKVCVVGTTVVKNLFPGGEDPIGQVIRIGKLPFEIVGLLASKGAGMMGDQDDVIVAPYTTVMHKLMGRDRISNLLVSAQEGRAQLAEGEITALLRQRLRVADRDESPFTIRKQDDLVKMMGQQADVLTLFLALAAAISLVVGGIGISNIMLVSVTERTREIGVRRAIGALRRTILLQFLTEAVVMSVLGGAIGIALAGGTLWILRSATSTPAVMETWAVALGLGFSGTVGVLAGFLPALKASRLDVIDALRYE, from the coding sequence ATGGACCTCCGCGAGCTGTTCCGCCTGGCCCTGGCATCCCTCGCCCGCAATCTCTCCCGGGCCATCCTCACGATGCTGGGCATCATCATCGGCGTGGGATCGGTCATCGTGATGATCGGCATCGGCACGGGCTCCAAGCAGGCCACCCTGGCCGTGATCCAGAACATGGGCTCCAACACCCTCATCATCTTCAACGGCGGCAGCTCCGCCAACAGCCGCATGGGACCCATGGCCGCGGGGGGCGTGGAGGTGCTGCGGGAGGAGGACGCCGCCCTCATCGAGCAGGAGCTGGCCTCCACCAGCGTGGTGGCCGCGACCCCCCAGGTGCGCACCTCCCAGGCGGCGGTGTTCCAGAGCTTCAACTACCTCACCAGCGTCCAGGGCGCGGGCGAGGGCTTCGCGCGCATCCAGGGATGGACCCTCAAGGACGGGCGGGTCTTCACGAAGGGCGAGGTGAAGGGCCAGGCCAAGGTGTGCGTGGTGGGCACCACGGTCGTGAAGAACCTCTTCCCGGGCGGGGAGGACCCCATCGGGCAGGTCATCCGCATCGGCAAGCTGCCCTTCGAGATCGTGGGGCTCCTGGCCTCCAAGGGCGCCGGCATGATGGGCGACCAGGACGACGTCATCGTCGCCCCCTACACCACGGTCATGCACAAGCTCATGGGCCGGGACCGCATCTCCAACCTGCTGGTGAGCGCCCAGGAGGGCCGGGCCCAGCTGGCCGAAGGCGAGATCACCGCCCTGCTGAGGCAGCGCCTGCGCGTGGCCGACAGGGACGAGTCCCCCTTCACCATCCGCAAGCAGGACGACCTGGTGAAGATGATGGGCCAGCAGGCCGATGTGCTGACCCTCTTCCTGGCCCTGGCGGCGGCCATCTCCCTGGTGGTGGGGGGCATCGGCATCTCCAACATCATGCTGGTGTCGGTCACGGAGCGCACCCGGGAGATCGGCGTGCGCAGGGCCATCGGGGCCCTGCGCCGCACGATCCTGCTGCAGTTCCTCACCGAGGCCGTGGTGATGTCCGTGCTGGGCGGGGCCATCGGCATCGCCCTGGCCGGGGGGACTCTGTGGATCCTGCGCAGCGCCACCTCCACCCCGGCGGTGATGGAGACCTGGGCGGTGGCCCTGGGCCTGGGCTTCAGCGGGACGGTGGGGGTGCTGGCCGGGTTCCTGCCGGCCCTCAAGGCCTCCCGGCTGGACGTGATCGACGCGCTGAGGTACGAATAG
- a CDS encoding efflux RND transporter periplasmic adaptor subunit: MRPAVLLGIPVALALAGCAAWVAIRPKAPASWRFARVERGDVSRRVTATGTVNALTQVSVGTQVSGVVTSLLADFNSIVRKGQVVARIDATVNETVVADALASLRKAKAACVLAKDDLDRNRRLAAEKLLSAADLDAKVNAYETALGNLESAQAALRKARINLGYCTITAPVDGVVVSRVVDVGQTVAASFSTPSLFSIANDLSRMKVTAAIDEADIGSIQAGQEVTFTVDSYPGMSFRGSVSEVQLNPTVSSNVVTYSVVMEVANVPRPAAAGQPAKAPATGRYAPAGSRVYRGEMALFPGMTANVAILTSARNNVLRVPNAALRFNPGGHAAPGGDRVWVLENGAPRAIPVKVGTAGSQFSEIAGEGIREGMTILAGSGDAAAAAAPAKASPLGGPAGPPPR; encoded by the coding sequence ATGAGACCTGCCGTCCTTCTGGGAATCCCCGTCGCCCTCGCCCTGGCGGGCTGCGCCGCCTGGGTGGCCATCCGGCCCAAGGCGCCCGCATCCTGGCGCTTCGCCCGGGTGGAGCGGGGCGACGTGAGCCGGCGGGTGACGGCCACGGGCACCGTGAACGCCCTGACCCAGGTGTCCGTGGGCACCCAGGTGTCGGGGGTGGTGACCAGCCTCCTCGCGGACTTCAACAGCATCGTCAGGAAGGGCCAGGTGGTGGCCCGCATCGACGCCACCGTGAACGAGACGGTGGTGGCGGACGCCCTGGCCTCCCTGCGCAAGGCCAAGGCCGCCTGCGTCCTGGCCAAGGACGACCTGGACCGCAACCGCCGCCTGGCCGCGGAGAAGCTCCTTTCCGCCGCCGACCTGGACGCCAAGGTCAACGCGTACGAGACCGCCCTGGGCAACCTGGAATCGGCCCAGGCCGCCCTGCGGAAGGCGCGGATCAACCTGGGCTACTGCACCATCACGGCGCCCGTGGACGGGGTGGTGGTGTCGCGGGTGGTGGACGTGGGCCAGACCGTGGCGGCCAGCTTCAGCACCCCCAGCCTCTTCTCCATCGCCAACGATCTCTCCCGCATGAAGGTGACGGCGGCCATCGACGAGGCCGATATCGGATCCATCCAGGCCGGGCAGGAGGTGACCTTCACGGTGGACAGCTACCCGGGCATGTCCTTCCGGGGCTCGGTGAGCGAGGTGCAGCTCAATCCCACCGTATCCAGCAACGTGGTGACCTACTCGGTGGTGATGGAGGTGGCCAACGTGCCCCGGCCCGCCGCCGCGGGCCAGCCCGCCAAGGCCCCGGCCACGGGGCGCTACGCCCCCGCCGGAAGCCGCGTCTACCGCGGCGAGATGGCGCTCTTCCCGGGCATGACGGCCAACGTGGCCATCCTCACGTCGGCCCGCAACAACGTGCTGCGGGTGCCCAACGCCGCCCTGCGCTTCAACCCCGGGGGGCATGCCGCCCCCGGGGGCGACCGGGTCTGGGTCCTGGAGAACGGCGCCCCCCGGGCGATCCCGGTCAAGGTGGGCACCGCCGGAAGCCAGTTCTCCGAGATCGCCGGGGAGGGCATCCGGGAGGGCATGACGATCCTCGCCGGCTCGGGGGACGCCGCCGCCGCGGCGGCTCCCGCCAAGGCCTCGCCCCTGGGAGGTCCCGCCGGGCCTCCCCCCCGCTGA
- the asnB gene encoding asparagine synthase B: MCGILAILDIDPARSNSGELRRQALSMARKLRHRGPDWSGIFSDEHAILAHERLSIVDVEHGAQPLVDTLTGNLLTVNGEIYNHAELRKGLREPHDFQTRSDCEVILYLYDEASPKAFLNAMNGIFAFVLYDPRNGTYLIARDPIGVVPLYLGWDRQEHLYVASELKALAGHCERIQEFPAGCYYQGHQKEKGFQRYYEPKWAEPGFVPSRPYDAEALRKALTEAVHRQLMCDVPYGLLISGGVDSSIIAAIAARYRENRVEEDDRGPAWWPRIHSFAVGLKDAPDLAPARRVAEHIGAIHHEIHFTVQEGLDALSDVIYHLETFDITTIRASTPMFLMMRKIRAMGIKMVLSGEGADEIFGGYLYFHKAPSGPALHQETVTKLSKLHLYDCLRANKSAAAWSVEARVPFLDREFLDVAMNIDPSLKMPRNTPRNIEKHLLRQAFDGWIPDEVLWRQKEQFSDGVGYGWINALKAHAEAEVSDGMMRGAGVRFPVKTPLTKEAYLYRQLFESHYPMATAVNCVPFEASVACSTPAALAWDPSFKDRADPSGRAVAGVHDQAY; the protein is encoded by the coding sequence ATGTGCGGCATCCTGGCCATCCTCGACATTGATCCCGCCCGGTCCAATTCCGGGGAGCTGCGCAGGCAGGCCCTCTCCATGGCCCGCAAGCTCAGGCACCGGGGGCCCGACTGGAGCGGGATCTTCAGCGACGAGCACGCCATCCTCGCCCACGAGCGGCTTTCCATCGTGGACGTGGAGCACGGGGCCCAGCCGCTGGTGGACACCCTCACGGGCAACCTCCTGACGGTCAACGGCGAGATCTACAACCACGCCGAGCTGCGCAAGGGGCTGCGGGAGCCCCACGACTTCCAGACCCGGTCCGACTGCGAGGTGATCCTCTACCTCTACGACGAGGCGTCGCCCAAGGCCTTCCTCAACGCCATGAACGGGATCTTCGCGTTCGTGCTCTACGACCCGCGCAACGGCACCTACCTCATCGCCCGGGACCCCATCGGCGTGGTGCCCCTCTACCTGGGCTGGGACCGGCAGGAGCACCTGTACGTGGCCTCCGAGCTCAAGGCCCTGGCCGGGCACTGCGAGCGGATCCAGGAGTTCCCGGCGGGGTGCTACTACCAGGGGCACCAGAAGGAGAAGGGGTTCCAGCGCTACTACGAGCCGAAGTGGGCCGAGCCCGGCTTCGTGCCGTCGAGGCCCTACGACGCCGAGGCGCTGCGCAAGGCCCTCACGGAGGCCGTGCACCGGCAGCTCATGTGCGACGTGCCGTACGGGCTCCTCATCTCGGGCGGGGTGGATTCCTCCATCATCGCGGCCATCGCCGCGCGCTACCGGGAGAACCGGGTGGAGGAGGACGACCGCGGCCCGGCCTGGTGGCCCCGCATCCACTCCTTCGCCGTGGGCCTCAAGGACGCCCCGGACCTCGCCCCGGCGCGCCGGGTCGCCGAGCACATCGGCGCCATCCACCACGAGATCCACTTCACCGTCCAGGAGGGCCTGGACGCGCTGTCGGACGTGATCTACCACCTGGAGACCTTCGACATCACCACCATCCGGGCCTCCACGCCCATGTTCCTCATGATGCGCAAGATCCGCGCCATGGGCATCAAGATGGTCCTGAGCGGGGAGGGCGCCGACGAGATCTTCGGGGGCTACCTCTACTTCCACAAGGCCCCGTCGGGGCCGGCCCTGCACCAGGAGACGGTGACCAAGCTCTCGAAGCTGCACCTCTACGACTGCCTCCGGGCCAACAAGTCCGCCGCCGCCTGGAGCGTGGAGGCCCGGGTGCCCTTCCTGGACCGGGAGTTCCTGGACGTGGCCATGAACATCGACCCCTCCCTCAAGATGCCCCGCAACACCCCCCGCAACATCGAGAAGCATCTGCTGCGCCAGGCCTTCGACGGCTGGATCCCCGACGAGGTGCTGTGGCGCCAGAAGGAGCAGTTCTCCGACGGCGTCGGCTACGGCTGGATCAACGCCCTCAAGGCCCACGCCGAGGCGGAGGTCAGCGACGGCATGATGCGGGGGGCCGGGGTGCGCTTCCCGGTGAAGACCCCGCTCACCAAGGAGGCCTACCTCTACCGGCAGCTCTTCGAATCCCACTACCCCATGGCCACCGCCGTGAACTGCGTGCCCTTCGAGGCCAGCGTGGCCTGCTCCACCCCGGCCGCCCTGGCCTGGGACCCCTCGTTCAAGGACCGGGCCGATCCCTCGGGGCGGGCCGTGGCGGGGGTGCACGACCAGGCCTACTGA
- the ilvA gene encoding threonine ammonia-lyase, biosynthetic: MQGGLDPEGLAVFNGMLTAPVYDVAVESPLEAAPLLSAALCHRVWFKREDLQPVFSFKLRGAYARMAKLGPDERARGVVAASAGNHAQGVALAARKLGCRAVIVMPVTTPSIKVDAVRRLGGEVRLHGDTFDEAAAEALRLAGEGLTPIHPYDDPDVIAGQGTVGLELLRQRPRGLDAVFVPVGGGGLIAGVATCIKRLMPSIRVIGVEPEDSDCLARALAAGRPVKLDHTGIFADGVAVRQVGELPFRLCRDAVDEVVRVGTDEICAAIKDVFSENRTVLEPSGALSVAGLRRWAEGRKGLDLAAILSGANLNFDRLRFVAERAGSGERREALFAVVIPERPGSFRAFCELIGNRSITEFNYRYSDATSARIFVGIQVSGREEVDALMALFHAHGLLAVDLTGNELAKLHLRHLAWGFTPNPELERVYRFEFPERPGALLRFLTRMSRGWNITLFHYRNHGADVGRVLAGMEVPREDEGAFLAFLGELGYEWADERDNPAYRFFLA; this comes from the coding sequence ATGCAGGGCGGCCTAGATCCGGAGGGCCTCGCGGTCTTCAACGGCATGCTCACGGCCCCGGTGTACGACGTGGCCGTGGAATCCCCGCTGGAGGCCGCCCCCCTCCTGTCCGCGGCCCTGTGCCACCGGGTCTGGTTCAAGCGCGAGGACCTGCAGCCCGTGTTCTCCTTCAAGCTGCGGGGGGCCTACGCCCGCATGGCGAAGCTGGGCCCGGACGAAAGGGCCAGGGGCGTGGTGGCGGCCTCGGCGGGGAACCACGCCCAGGGCGTGGCCCTGGCCGCGCGGAAGCTGGGGTGCAGGGCGGTGATCGTCATGCCCGTCACCACGCCTTCCATCAAGGTGGACGCGGTGCGCCGCCTGGGCGGGGAGGTGCGGCTCCACGGCGACACCTTCGACGAGGCCGCGGCCGAGGCGCTGCGCCTGGCGGGGGAAGGGCTCACCCCCATCCACCCCTACGACGATCCGGACGTCATCGCCGGGCAGGGCACCGTGGGCCTGGAACTGCTCCGCCAGCGGCCCCGGGGGCTGGACGCGGTCTTCGTGCCGGTGGGCGGGGGCGGACTCATCGCGGGGGTGGCCACCTGCATCAAGCGGCTCATGCCCTCCATCCGCGTCATCGGCGTGGAGCCGGAGGACTCGGACTGCCTGGCCCGGGCCCTGGCCGCGGGGCGGCCCGTGAAGCTGGACCACACGGGGATCTTCGCGGACGGCGTGGCGGTGCGCCAGGTGGGGGAGCTTCCCTTCCGCCTGTGCCGGGACGCCGTGGACGAGGTGGTGCGGGTGGGCACCGACGAGATCTGCGCGGCCATCAAGGACGTCTTCTCGGAGAACCGCACCGTGCTGGAGCCCAGCGGGGCCCTGTCCGTGGCGGGCCTGCGCAGGTGGGCCGAGGGCCGCAAGGGCCTGGACCTGGCGGCCATCCTCAGCGGGGCCAACCTGAACTTCGACCGGCTGCGCTTCGTGGCGGAGCGGGCGGGGTCCGGGGAGCGGCGGGAGGCCCTGTTCGCCGTGGTCATCCCGGAGCGCCCCGGCAGCTTCCGGGCCTTCTGCGAGCTCATCGGGAACCGGTCCATCACGGAGTTCAACTACCGCTACTCGGACGCGACCAGCGCGCGGATCTTCGTGGGCATCCAGGTGTCGGGCCGGGAGGAGGTGGATGCGCTCATGGCCCTCTTCCACGCCCACGGCCTCCTGGCGGTGGACCTCACGGGCAACGAGCTGGCCAAGCTGCACCTCCGGCACCTGGCCTGGGGCTTCACCCCCAACCCCGAACTGGAGCGGGTGTACCGGTTCGAGTTCCCCGAGCGCCCCGGCGCGCTGCTGCGCTTCCTGACGCGCATGAGCCGGGGCTGGAACATCACCCTCTTCCACTACCGCAACCACGGCGCCGACGTGGGCCGGGTGCTGGCGGGCATGGAGGTGCCCCGGGAGGACGAAGGGGCCTTCCTGGCCTTCCTGGGGGAGCTGGGCTACGAATGGGCGGATGAGAGGGACAATCCCGCCTACCGCTTCTTCCTTGCTTGA
- a CDS encoding LysR family transcriptional regulator, translating into MHLADLEILVCLAEEGSFSRVAEKLNRSQPAVSQALRRLEEAFEVQLLDRTSRRAVLTGAGAALVSYAGRMLHLWDGAVRTMAERRNGKRGVLRLAANGLLCDYLLPSLIEVFRLDHPQAKIELVQCPASGIPAALLDQDLDFGFLSYAPSHRDLETQALFRDDLVLAVAPQHPFARFAQVSFQQLSGEAFLAHSAPSPSRKRLDFQFGQEGVAPRVAMELPSLESIKRFVAAGAGIAILPRLCLERELKEGSLVAPRMKSQPIGRDIRVAWRRTRGTSPLAGDFLEQASRRFKCRAA; encoded by the coding sequence ATGCACCTGGCCGATCTCGAAATCCTGGTTTGCCTCGCCGAGGAGGGGAGCTTCTCCCGCGTGGCCGAGAAGCTCAACCGCTCCCAGCCCGCCGTGAGCCAGGCCCTGCGCCGGCTGGAGGAGGCCTTCGAGGTGCAGCTCCTGGACCGCACCTCCCGGCGCGCGGTGCTCACCGGGGCCGGGGCGGCGCTGGTGTCGTACGCCGGGCGCATGCTCCACCTGTGGGACGGGGCCGTGCGCACCATGGCCGAGCGCCGCAACGGCAAACGCGGGGTGCTGCGCCTGGCGGCCAACGGGCTCCTGTGCGACTACCTCCTGCCCTCCCTCATCGAGGTCTTCCGCCTGGACCACCCCCAGGCCAAGATCGAGCTGGTGCAGTGCCCGGCCTCGGGGATCCCCGCGGCGCTCCTGGACCAGGACCTGGATTTCGGCTTCCTCTCCTACGCCCCCAGTCACCGGGACCTGGAAACCCAGGCGCTGTTCCGGGACGACCTGGTGCTGGCGGTGGCGCCCCAGCACCCCTTCGCGCGGTTCGCCCAGGTGAGCTTCCAGCAGCTGTCCGGCGAGGCCTTCCTGGCCCATTCGGCCCCGTCGCCCAGCCGCAAGCGCCTGGACTTCCAGTTCGGCCAGGAGGGCGTGGCCCCCCGGGTGGCCATGGAACTGCCCAGCCTGGAATCCATCAAGCGCTTCGTGGCCGCGGGGGCCGGCATCGCCATCCTTCCCCGGCTCTGCCTGGAGCGGGAACTGAAGGAGGGCAGCCTCGTGGCGCCCCGCATGAAGTCCCAGCCCATCGGCAGGGATATCCGGGTGGCCTGGAGGCGCACCCGGGGCACCTCGCCCCTGGCGGGGGATTTCCTGGAGCAGGCCAGCCGGAGGTTCAAATGCAGGGCGGCCTAG
- a CDS encoding aminopeptidase P family protein, translating to MPGTTPYAERRNRLKAQLPGGLLLLLGNEESPMNYADNPFPFRQDSTFLYFTGVDRPGFALILDLDEDHATLFGDDRSLDDIVWMGPQPGARDLADAAGIARTAPAAALKEHLCRAQASGRPVHLLPPYRPEHRMAILEALGPGAPQPSVPFIRAVAELRIRKSPAEVEEIERAVEVSVRMHLAAMAMARPGLREAEIMARVTDIALASGGGLSFPVIATVRGGVLHNQHYGNVLEGGQLFLLDAGAETAGHYAGDLSSTFPVDPRFTPRQRDVHDVVLKAFLAAEGALRPGVDFKEVHLLACRTLAAGLKDLGLMKGDVAEAVDQGAHALFFPCGLGHLMGLDVHDMENLGEGWVGHEGRPRSSQFGLKSLRLARELQEGFVLTVEPGIYFMPELTERWRSEGRFKDFIDYGALEAFAGFGGLRIEEDFLVTASGARRLGPPKPRTAAEIEAARS from the coding sequence ATGCCAGGCACCACGCCCTACGCCGAGCGCCGCAACCGCCTCAAGGCGCAGCTTCCCGGCGGCCTCCTGCTCCTCCTCGGCAACGAGGAGAGCCCCATGAACTACGCGGACAATCCCTTCCCCTTCCGCCAGGACAGCACCTTCCTCTACTTCACCGGGGTGGACCGTCCCGGCTTCGCCCTCATCCTGGACCTGGACGAGGACCACGCCACCCTCTTCGGGGACGACCGCTCCCTGGACGACATCGTGTGGATGGGTCCCCAGCCGGGCGCGCGGGACCTCGCCGACGCCGCGGGCATCGCCCGCACCGCCCCGGCCGCGGCCCTGAAGGAGCACCTGTGCCGGGCCCAGGCCTCGGGACGGCCCGTGCACCTCCTTCCGCCCTACCGGCCCGAGCACCGCATGGCCATCCTCGAGGCCCTGGGCCCCGGGGCGCCGCAGCCCTCGGTACCCTTCATCCGCGCCGTCGCGGAGCTGCGCATCCGCAAGTCCCCGGCCGAGGTGGAGGAGATCGAGCGCGCCGTGGAGGTGTCGGTGCGCATGCACCTGGCGGCCATGGCCATGGCCCGCCCCGGACTGCGGGAGGCGGAGATCATGGCCCGGGTGACGGACATCGCCCTGGCCTCGGGCGGTGGACTGTCCTTCCCCGTCATCGCCACCGTGCGCGGCGGCGTGCTCCACAACCAGCACTACGGGAACGTCCTCGAGGGCGGGCAGCTCTTCCTGCTGGACGCGGGCGCCGAGACGGCGGGCCACTATGCCGGGGACCTCTCCAGCACCTTCCCCGTGGACCCGCGGTTCACGCCCCGCCAGCGCGACGTCCACGACGTGGTCCTGAAGGCCTTCCTGGCGGCGGAGGGGGCCCTGCGCCCGGGCGTGGACTTCAAGGAAGTCCACCTCCTGGCCTGCCGGACCCTCGCGGCGGGCCTCAAGGACCTGGGCCTCATGAAGGGCGACGTGGCCGAGGCGGTGGACCAGGGGGCCCACGCCCTCTTCTTCCCCTGCGGCCTGGGCCACCTCATGGGCCTGGACGTCCACGACATGGAGAACCTGGGCGAAGGCTGGGTGGGCCACGAAGGCCGCCCCCGCAGCTCCCAGTTCGGCCTGAAGTCCCTGCGCCTGGCCCGGGAGCTCCAGGAGGGCTTCGTCCTGACGGTGGAGCCCGGCATCTACTTCATGCCCGAACTGACCGAACGCTGGCGCTCCGAAGGCCGCTTCAAGGACTTCATCGACTACGGCGCCCTGGAGGCCTTCGCGGGCTTCGGCGGCCTGCGCATCGAGGAGGACTTCCTGGTGACGGCTTCCGGGGCCCGGCGCCTGGGGCCGCCCAAGCCCCGCACCGCCGCCGAAATCGAAGCCGCGAGGTCCTGA
- a CDS encoding GntR family transcriptional regulator: MAIQVKSLREQVYDHLKAELKSGALDTGAFLDLKALAAELGVSRTPLRDALIQLEAEEFVTISPRRGVAVRTLDATDIKEIYQLVGALEASAVLASAPLRPGDIPRLRELNRLATLAVEAGDWHAYYEHNYAFHDLFLERQGNRRITALVHRKKQQLYDWNRKFERIHATWEHSGLLEHGEMVDLLEQGRIEDAATYLRDVHWGFKVQEPFVNEVYFQERA, translated from the coding sequence ATGGCGATCCAGGTGAAGTCCCTCCGGGAGCAGGTCTACGACCACCTCAAGGCCGAGCTCAAGTCCGGCGCCCTGGACACCGGCGCCTTCCTGGACCTCAAGGCCCTGGCCGCGGAGCTGGGGGTGAGCCGCACCCCCCTGCGGGACGCCCTCATCCAGCTGGAGGCCGAGGAGTTCGTCACCATCTCCCCCCGGCGGGGCGTGGCGGTGCGAACCCTGGACGCCACGGACATCAAGGAGATCTACCAGCTGGTGGGCGCCCTGGAGGCCAGCGCCGTGCTGGCCTCGGCGCCCCTGCGGCCCGGCGACATCCCCCGCCTGCGGGAGCTGAACCGCCTGGCCACCCTCGCCGTGGAGGCCGGGGACTGGCACGCCTACTACGAGCACAACTACGCCTTCCACGATCTCTTCCTGGAGCGCCAGGGCAACCGCCGCATCACGGCCTTGGTGCACCGGAAGAAGCAGCAGCTCTACGACTGGAACCGCAAGTTCGAGCGCATCCACGCCACCTGGGAGCACAGCGGCCTGCTCGAGCACGGCGAGATGGTGGACCTCCTGGAACAGGGCCGCATCGAGGACGCCGCCACCTACCTGCGGGACGTGCACTGGGGCTTCAAGGTGCAGGAGCCCTTCGTCAACGAGGTCTATTTCCAGGAGCGCGCGTGA
- a CDS encoding glycyl-radical enzyme activating protein, with translation MKGRIFNIQRFSLHDGPGLRTTVFMKGCPLDCAWCHNPESQSPSPEPVFQEGLCIRCGTCHPFPEEAKAEACPTGARRMLGRDVEVDELVEEVLRDRIFFDESGGGVTFSGGEPLLQAGFVARALAALRARGVHTALDTCGLPALHLPETAAQADLVLFDLKHMDGPAHRRLTGVDNAEILEALSALGRVHPQVRVRMPVIPGLNDDEANLDATARFVAGLPGARLDLLPYHATGSAKFARLGRDYALGEVLPPTPERMEQLAQRFRNHGIQVGGLP, from the coding sequence GTGAAGGGGCGGATCTTCAACATCCAGCGCTTCTCCCTCCACGACGGCCCGGGGCTGCGCACCACCGTGTTCATGAAGGGCTGCCCCCTGGACTGCGCCTGGTGCCACAACCCCGAAAGCCAGTCGCCCAGCCCGGAACCGGTGTTCCAGGAGGGGCTGTGCATCCGGTGCGGCACCTGCCATCCCTTCCCGGAGGAGGCCAAGGCCGAGGCCTGCCCCACCGGGGCGCGCCGGATGCTGGGCCGGGACGTGGAGGTGGACGAGCTGGTGGAGGAGGTGCTGCGCGACCGCATCTTCTTCGACGAATCCGGCGGGGGCGTGACCTTCTCCGGGGGCGAGCCCCTGCTCCAGGCCGGGTTCGTGGCCCGGGCCCTGGCGGCCCTGCGGGCCCGGGGCGTGCACACGGCCCTGGACACCTGCGGGCTGCCGGCGCTCCACCTGCCGGAAACCGCCGCCCAGGCCGATCTGGTCCTCTTCGACCTCAAGCACATGGACGGGCCCGCCCATCGCCGGCTCACCGGCGTGGACAACGCGGAGATCCTGGAGGCCCTCTCGGCCCTGGGCCGCGTCCACCCCCAGGTGCGGGTGCGCATGCCGGTGATCCCGGGCCTCAACGACGACGAGGCGAACCTGGACGCCACGGCCCGCTTCGTGGCGGGGCTCCCCGGCGCCAGGCTGGACCTCCTGCCCTACCACGCCACCGGCTCGGCGAAATTCGCCCGCCTGGGCCGGGACTACGCCCTGGGGGAGGTGCTGCCCCCGACCCCGGAGCGCATGGAGCAGCTGGCGCAACGGTTCCGGAACCACGGCATCCAGGTTGGAGGACTCCCATGA